A DNA window from Longimicrobiales bacterium contains the following coding sequences:
- a CDS encoding SdpI family protein: MKRKWAGPLLIAAMVLLALWAFPRLPAEVPSHWNAQGEVDDWSSRWIVLVPPGISLLVWLLMQGLRRVDPRAPNYERFEPTFWLIVNLTILIMAVVHVMTIGAALEWPLPAVDVIMIISFGVLLLVLGNVLPRVRSNWWMGVRTPWTLSSERVWRSTHRLAGRTFVLGGLIVLSGLLLPSEWRLYLVMVAIGVSALVPAVWSWFDWRREQRGPPDPGQAAGNRLP, encoded by the coding sequence GTGAAGCGGAAATGGGCGGGTCCGCTGCTGATCGCTGCGATGGTTCTGCTGGCGCTGTGGGCGTTTCCGCGGCTGCCGGCGGAGGTGCCCTCGCACTGGAACGCGCAGGGGGAGGTGGACGACTGGTCGAGCCGGTGGATCGTGCTCGTGCCGCCGGGCATCTCGCTGCTGGTCTGGCTGCTGATGCAGGGACTGCGGCGTGTGGACCCGCGGGCGCCGAATTACGAGCGATTCGAGCCCACGTTCTGGCTGATCGTGAATCTGACGATCCTGATCATGGCGGTGGTGCACGTGATGACGATCGGCGCGGCGCTGGAGTGGCCGCTGCCGGCCGTGGACGTGATCATGATCATCAGTTTCGGTGTGCTGCTGCTGGTGCTGGGGAATGTGCTGCCGCGTGTGCGCTCGAACTGGTGGATGGGGGTGCGGACGCCCTGGACGCTTTCCAGCGAGCGGGTCTGGCGTTCGACGCACCGCCTGGCCGGGCGCACGTTCGTGCTGGGAGGGCTGATCGTGCTTTCGGGACTTCTGCTGCCGTCGGAGTGGCGCTTGTACCTGGTGATGGTGGCGATCGGGGTGAGCGCGCTGGTGCCGGCGGTCTGGTCGTGGTTCGACTGGCGCCGGGAGCAGCGCGGCCCGCCTGACCCGGGTCAGGCTGCGGGGAATCGACTGCCGTAG
- a CDS encoding PilZ domain-containing protein: MHDSETHRDTRRRFIRHTADVPIEIRSVAGQSPHTRTGVDVSVGGLSFLSDDVLPIGSLVEVRIDYVQPPFSARAQVVWARREDGSCRVGVQFLDENDAFRARMVEQVCAIEQYRRQVAAEGRSLTREAAAREWIERYGSRFPAA; the protein is encoded by the coding sequence GTGCACGATTCCGAGACCCATCGCGACACACGACGCCGCTTCATCCGCCACACGGCCGATGTGCCCATCGAGATCCGCAGCGTTGCCGGCCAGTCGCCGCACACTCGTACCGGTGTCGACGTCAGCGTCGGCGGCCTGTCCTTCCTGTCCGACGACGTCCTGCCGATCGGCTCCCTCGTCGAGGTCCGCATCGACTACGTGCAGCCGCCATTCTCGGCACGGGCCCAGGTGGTATGGGCTCGCCGCGAGGACGGCAGCTGCCGTGTCGGTGTCCAGTTCCTCGACGAGAACGATGCGTTCCGCGCCCGCATGGTCGAGCAGGTGTGCGCCATCGAGCAGTACCGGAGACAGGTCGCCGCGGAAGGACGCTCACTCACCAGGGAGGCCGCAGCGCGCGAATGGATCGAGCGCTACGGCAGTCGATTCCCCGCAGCCTGA
- a CDS encoding DinB family protein: MDLTDVQQLMAHMGWADALAWRCVLGAPVAHDDDRVRKLLVHIHVVQNAYVTIWKREPLALPDADSLPKLEDVYDWGRAQHETIAGYLERLTAGALTRAVSFPWASELGEQYPQRYGATLAETFQQVALHSAHHRGQLLTRLRELGAKPPLVDFIAWVWLGKPRPEWRPVRMRA; this comes from the coding sequence ATGGATCTCACCGACGTCCAGCAGCTGATGGCTCACATGGGGTGGGCGGATGCGCTCGCCTGGCGCTGCGTGCTCGGCGCTCCCGTCGCGCACGACGACGATCGCGTGCGCAAGCTCCTCGTGCACATCCACGTGGTGCAGAACGCGTACGTCACGATCTGGAAGCGCGAGCCGCTGGCCCTGCCGGATGCTGATTCCTTGCCGAAGCTCGAGGACGTGTACGACTGGGGACGCGCGCAGCACGAGACCATTGCGGGCTATCTCGAGCGTCTTACGGCCGGCGCGCTGACACGGGCGGTGAGCTTTCCGTGGGCTTCGGAGCTCGGTGAACAGTACCCGCAGCGCTACGGTGCCACGCTGGCCGAGACGTTCCAGCAGGTTGCGCTGCACTCCGCGCACCACAGGGGGCAGCTGCTCACGCGCCTGCGGGAGCTGGGTGCGAAGCCGCCGCTCGTGGACTTCATTGCCTGGGTGTGGCTGGGCAAGCCGCGGCCGGAATGGCGGCCCGTCCGGATGCGCGCGTGA